A single Bacillota bacterium DNA region contains:
- a CDS encoding spore maturation protein: MNPLDLLARWTVPFLLAFIPLYGYLRGVDVYGAFIDGGREGLSLAIRILPYIVSIFVAIGLFRASGALELATHYLRPLLGPLGIPPEILPLMIIRPLSGNGALALTTELLHRWGPDSYVGRLASVITGSTDTTFYILSLYFGSVGVTRSRHALAAGLIADGVGFLAAALVVRWLFGS; this comes from the coding sequence ATGAACCCGCTGGACCTGCTGGCGCGCTGGACGGTTCCCTTCCTGCTCGCCTTCATCCCGCTCTACGGCTACCTGCGCGGCGTCGACGTCTACGGCGCCTTCATCGACGGGGGGCGGGAGGGGCTGAGCCTGGCCATCCGCATCCTGCCCTACATCGTCTCCATCTTCGTGGCCATCGGCCTCTTCCGCGCCTCCGGCGCCCTGGAGCTGGCCACCCACTACCTGCGGCCGCTCCTGGGGCCGCTGGGCATCCCGCCGGAGATCTTGCCGCTGATGATCATCCGGCCGCTGTCGGGCAACGGGGCGCTGGCGCTGACCACCGAGCTCCTCCACCGCTGGGGGCCCGACTCCTACGTCGGGCGCCTGGCGTCGGTGATCACCGGCAGCACGGACACCACCTTCTACATTCTCAGCCTCTATTTCGGCTCGGTGGGCGTCACCCGCAGCCGCCACGCGCTGGCGGCAGGCCTGATCGCGGACGGGGTGGGCTTCCTCGCGGCGGCGCTGGTGGTCCGCTGGCTCTTCGGGAGCTGA
- a CDS encoding 4Fe-4S dicluster domain-containing protein, producing the protein MTQQELLATRSDIEAKLYRTRFRADDQPHLIIKDQEVCRHCAEKPCLVFCPAAVYEWDEERKMTLVAFEGCLECGACRMGCPYRNIEWLYPRGGFGVQFRLG; encoded by the coding sequence ATGACCCAGCAAGAGCTTCTGGCGACCCGTTCGGACATCGAGGCGAAGCTCTACCGGACCCGCTTCCGGGCGGACGACCAGCCGCACCTGATCATCAAGGACCAGGAGGTCTGCCGCCACTGCGCCGAGAAGCCGTGCCTGGTCTTCTGCCCGGCGGCGGTATACGAGTGGGACGAGGAACGGAAGATGACCCTGGTCGCCTTCGAGGGCTGCCTGGAGTGCGGCGCCTGCCGCATGGGCTGCCCCTACCGCAATATCGAGTGGCTCTACCCGCGCGGCGGCTTCGGGGTCCAGTTCCGCCTGGGCTGA
- a CDS encoding rRNA pseudouridine synthase: MALERLQKVLSRASVASRRKAERLIAQGRVTVNGQVAAVGQMVDPERDEICVDGRLLGRVRFYYYAFHKPEGVVTTLHDPQGRPCLGDLLRGLPARLYPVGRLDYDSSGLLILTNDGALAHRLMHPRFGVRKRYHAEVEGLPSPGALARLRDGVLLSDGPARAEAVRLLERRGDRALVGVEVSEGRKREVRRMLAAVGHPVRRLVRVAEGPVELGDLPPGGWRPLTRRELRELGLPERQEEEAHERR; this comes from the coding sequence TTGGCCCTGGAGCGCTTGCAGAAGGTGCTCTCGCGCGCCTCGGTCGCCTCCCGGCGCAAGGCCGAACGGCTGATCGCCCAGGGCCGCGTCACCGTCAACGGCCAGGTGGCTGCCGTCGGCCAGATGGTCGACCCGGAGCGCGACGAGATCTGCGTCGACGGGCGCCTCCTCGGGCGCGTTCGCTTCTACTATTACGCCTTCCACAAGCCGGAGGGCGTCGTCACCACGCTCCACGACCCCCAGGGGCGTCCCTGCCTGGGCGACCTGCTGCGCGGCCTGCCCGCGCGGCTCTACCCCGTGGGTCGCCTGGACTACGACTCCAGCGGCCTCCTCATCCTCACCAACGACGGCGCCTTGGCCCACCGCCTGATGCACCCGCGCTTCGGCGTCAGGAAGCGCTACCACGCGGAGGTGGAAGGGCTCCCCTCACCCGGGGCGCTGGCGCGCCTCCGCGACGGCGTCCTCCTCTCCGACGGCCCCGCGCGCGCCGAGGCCGTCCGCCTGCTGGAGCGCCGCGGCGACCGCGCGCTGGTCGGGGTGGAGGTGAGCGAGGGCCGCAAGCGGGAGGTCCGCCGCATGCTGGCCGCCGTCGGCCATCCGGTGCGGCGGCTGGTGCGCGTCGCCGAGGGGCCCGTCGAGCTCGGCGATCTGCCCCCGGGGGGATGGCGGCCCCTGACCCGGCGCGAGCTGCGAGAGCTCGGCCTGCCCGAGCGCCAGGAGGAGGAAGCCCATGAACGACGGTAA
- a CDS encoding FAD-dependent oxidoreductase, which produces MAIRFDAVIVGGGPAGLSAAWVLAQAGVKVAVVERGDYAGAKNMFGGVIYHEPTEWVIPGFAAEAPLERKIGHHEYWFLDERSALKVAYEDAGWREAPNAWSVLRAKFDAWFAGKVEKAGARVITQTTVVDVLRHGRAIRGVVTSRPDGEIEAPVVLIAQGVNALLVQKAGLGRDWQADEVVLGVKEVIQLPKGVIEERFGLTENEGTAVEMMGGLATGGSMGSAFLYTNADSISIGTAVLLSDLRARRENPNHLLEKVKAHPSVAPLLKGGELREYSAHLIPEGGYRAMPRLYGDGVLVAGDSAAMVNAVTMEGTDLAMVSGKLAGQTILEALEKGDFSEKTLSRYRDRLEDSFVLRDLKQFSRVGTFFSRNEQYFDFYPRLANRVARQLFTVDLRPKAEHVRGLLDQIRGERSLWRVGLDLVRAWRALA; this is translated from the coding sequence ATGGCGATTCGCTTCGATGCCGTGATCGTGGGCGGGGGGCCGGCGGGGCTGTCGGCCGCCTGGGTGCTGGCCCAGGCCGGCGTCAAGGTGGCGGTGGTGGAGCGCGGCGACTATGCCGGCGCCAAGAACATGTTCGGCGGCGTCATCTACCATGAGCCGACGGAGTGGGTGATCCCGGGCTTCGCGGCCGAGGCGCCGCTGGAGCGGAAGATCGGCCACCATGAGTACTGGTTCCTGGACGAGCGCTCGGCGCTCAAGGTGGCCTACGAGGATGCGGGCTGGCGCGAGGCGCCCAACGCCTGGTCGGTGCTGCGCGCCAAGTTCGACGCCTGGTTCGCGGGCAAGGTGGAGAAGGCGGGCGCGCGGGTGATCACCCAGACCACCGTCGTCGACGTGCTCCGCCACGGCCGCGCCATCCGCGGCGTCGTCACCTCCCGCCCCGACGGCGAGATCGAGGCGCCGGTGGTCCTCATCGCCCAGGGTGTCAACGCCCTGTTGGTGCAGAAGGCCGGCCTGGGACGGGACTGGCAGGCCGACGAGGTGGTGCTGGGCGTCAAGGAAGTGATCCAGCTCCCCAAGGGGGTCATCGAAGAGCGCTTCGGCCTGACGGAGAACGAGGGGACGGCGGTGGAGATGATGGGCGGGCTGGCCACGGGCGGCTCCATGGGCTCCGCCTTCCTCTACACCAACGCCGATTCCATCTCCATCGGGACCGCCGTCCTCCTCTCCGACCTGCGGGCGCGGCGGGAGAACCCCAACCACCTCCTGGAGAAGGTGAAGGCGCACCCGTCGGTGGCCCCGCTCCTGAAGGGCGGCGAGCTGCGCGAGTACAGCGCGCACCTCATCCCCGAGGGCGGCTACCGCGCCATGCCCAGGCTCTACGGCGACGGCGTGCTGGTGGCCGGCGACTCGGCGGCCATGGTCAACGCGGTCACCATGGAGGGGACCGACCTGGCCATGGTCTCCGGCAAGCTGGCCGGCCAGACCATCCTGGAGGCTCTGGAGAAGGGCGACTTCTCCGAGAAGACGCTCTCCCGCTACCGCGACCGGCTGGAGGACTCCTTCGTCCTTCGCGACCTGAAGCAGTTCAGCCGCGTCGGCACCTTCTTCTCGCGGAACGAGCAGTACTTCGACTTCTACCCGCGGCTGGCCAACCGCGTGGCGCGGCAGCTCTTCACGGTCGACCTGAGGCCGAAGGCCGAACACGTGCGCGGGCTTCTGGACCAGATCCGCGGCGAGCGCTCGCTCTGGCGGGTCGGGCTGGACCTGGTCCGCGCTTGGAGGGCTCTGGCATGA
- a CDS encoding nicotinate phosphoribosyltransferase codes for MNDGNPQRLRTLDDVRALAPRPDRLFSAEHAEILSGATSDVYFVKTQMILESLGRAETPVAAEIFANRAGVLAGVEEALNLLRRVPGLSVEALPEGETVEAKEVVMRIRGAYSAFGIYETALLGILASSSGWATAARRIKEAAGGKPVICFGARHVHPAVAPVMERAALVGGADGVSCILAARQAGRQPMGTIPHAAILIAGDTLRVAEAYDRLMPPGESRTILVDTFHDEAEETLRIARALGERLQAVRLDTPSERGSVTPDLVRELRARLDQEGFRHVGIFVSGGLNEERVRSLAEAGADGFGVGSYIAAAPPLDMTMDVKEVEGRPVAKRGRIPGVTPNPRLVRRL; via the coding sequence ATGAACGACGGTAACCCGCAGAGGCTGCGCACCCTGGACGACGTCCGCGCGCTGGCGCCGCGCCCGGACCGGCTCTTCTCGGCCGAGCACGCCGAGATCCTCTCCGGCGCCACCTCCGACGTCTACTTCGTCAAGACGCAGATGATCCTCGAATCGCTGGGGCGCGCGGAGACGCCCGTAGCCGCCGAGATCTTCGCCAACCGCGCCGGCGTCCTGGCCGGCGTGGAGGAGGCGCTCAACCTGCTGCGCCGGGTGCCGGGCCTCTCCGTCGAGGCGCTCCCGGAGGGCGAGACGGTGGAGGCCAAGGAGGTGGTGATGCGCATCCGCGGCGCCTACAGCGCCTTCGGCATCTACGAGACCGCGCTCCTCGGCATCCTCGCCTCCTCCAGCGGCTGGGCGACGGCCGCCCGCCGCATCAAGGAGGCGGCCGGCGGGAAGCCGGTCATCTGCTTCGGCGCGCGCCACGTCCACCCCGCCGTCGCCCCGGTGATGGAGCGGGCCGCGCTGGTGGGGGGCGCCGACGGCGTCAGCTGCATCCTCGCCGCGCGCCAGGCCGGCCGGCAGCCCATGGGCACCATCCCGCACGCCGCCATCCTCATCGCCGGCGACACGCTCCGCGTGGCCGAGGCCTACGACCGCCTCATGCCGCCCGGCGAGTCGCGCACCATCCTGGTCGACACCTTCCACGACGAGGCCGAGGAGACGCTCCGCATCGCCCGCGCCCTGGGCGAGCGCCTGCAGGCGGTCCGCCTGGACACGCCGTCCGAGCGCGGCAGCGTCACGCCCGACCTGGTCCGCGAGCTGCGCGCCCGCCTCGACCAGGAAGGGTTCCGCCACGTGGGCATCTTCGTCTCCGGCGGCCTCAACGAGGAGCGCGTCCGCTCCCTGGCCGAGGCCGGCGCCGACGGCTTCGGCGTCGGCAGCTACATCGCGGCCGCGCCGCCGCTGGACATGACCATGGACGTCAAGGAAGTGGAGGGGCGCCCGGTGGCCAAGCGCGGCCGCATCCCGGGCGTGACGCCCAACCCGCGCCTGGTGCGCCGCCTCTGA
- a CDS encoding RidA family protein: MSWSERLRELGIELPPVPKPVAAYVPAVRSGAWVWTSGQLPSVQGELRYRGKVGGERTPEEGYEAARLAALNALAAAAEAAGGLDRIRRVLRLTVYVQSAPGFHEQPKVANGASELLGQIFGEAGAHARSAVGTAELPLDASVEVELLVEVAD; this comes from the coding sequence GTGAGCTGGAGCGAGAGGCTCCGCGAGCTGGGGATTGAGCTTCCTCCCGTGCCCAAGCCCGTCGCCGCCTACGTGCCGGCGGTGCGCTCGGGCGCCTGGGTCTGGACCAGCGGCCAGCTCCCCTCCGTCCAGGGGGAGCTGCGCTACCGCGGCAAGGTGGGGGGCGAGCGGACGCCCGAGGAGGGCTACGAGGCGGCGCGCCTGGCGGCGCTCAACGCCTTGGCCGCCGCCGCCGAGGCGGCCGGCGGGCTCGACCGTATCCGCCGCGTGCTCCGGCTGACCGTCTACGTCCAGAGCGCGCCGGGTTTCCACGAGCAGCCCAAGGTGGCCAACGGCGCCTCCGAGCTGCTCGGTCAGATCTTCGGGGAGGCGGGCGCGCACGCGCGCAGCGCCGTGGGCACCGCCGAGCTGCCCCTCGACGCGTCGGTCGAAGTCGAGCTGCTGGTGGAGGTCGCGGATTAG
- the deoC gene encoding deoxyribose-phosphate aldolase, whose amino-acid sequence MLARIDHTYLRPEGGPAEIDRLCDEAVAHRLGAVCVQPLWVARAAARLRGTGVRAVSVVGFPHGAETAQVKALEARRAVADGADELDMVIAYGALRAGLDRLVEEEIRAVVAAGVPVKCILETGALDEAAMDRGCDLAERAGARYVKTSTGFGPGGASVAVVRRLRARVGDRLGIKAAGGIRSLADLLALGEAGADRFGTSHGAAIARELEALPG is encoded by the coding sequence ATCCTCGCCCGCATCGACCACACCTACCTCCGCCCGGAGGGCGGCCCCGCCGAGATCGACCGCCTCTGCGACGAGGCCGTCGCCCACCGGCTGGGCGCCGTCTGCGTCCAGCCGCTCTGGGTGGCCCGCGCGGCGGCCCGCCTCCGCGGAACAGGTGTGCGCGCGGTCTCCGTGGTCGGCTTCCCGCACGGCGCCGAGACCGCCCAGGTGAAGGCCCTCGAGGCCCGCCGCGCGGTCGCCGACGGTGCCGACGAGCTGGACATGGTGATCGCCTACGGCGCGCTCCGCGCCGGCCTGGACCGCCTGGTGGAGGAGGAGATCCGCGCGGTGGTGGCCGCCGGCGTCCCCGTCAAGTGCATCCTGGAGACAGGGGCGCTGGACGAAGCGGCCATGGACCGCGGCTGCGACCTGGCCGAGCGCGCCGGCGCCCGCTACGTCAAGACCTCCACCGGCTTCGGCCCGGGCGGCGCCAGCGTGGCGGTGGTCCGCCGCCTGCGGGCGCGCGTCGGCGACCGCCTGGGCATCAAGGCCGCCGGCGGCATCCGGAGCCTCGCCGACCTGCTGGCGCTCGGCGAGGCCGGCGCCGACCGCTTCGGCACCAGCCACGGCGCCGCCATCGCCCGCGAGCTGGAGGCGCTGCCCGGCTGA
- a CDS encoding DNA polymerase: SPGFYQKEAPPGRPAWVRTATLGARRAIRYVVCDDLPTLLWLGSQAVIEFHPWNAPLEHPDRPDWAVIDLDPQPPLGLGEALELALDLRPLLEALGLPAFPKLSGGRGLHLYLPLEPRYDERQVQRFVRSLGELALRRWPGRVTLERAVARRGPRVYVDFLQNGPGRTMAAVFSPRPRPGAPVSFPLDWQEVARLAAEIPPEGAGYTLVTVPALLERGGGRAWTGFWSARSRLPVAPEV, from the coding sequence AGAGCCCCGGCTTCTACCAGAAGGAAGCGCCGCCCGGGCGCCCCGCCTGGGTGCGGACGGCCACCCTCGGCGCGCGCCGGGCGATCCGCTACGTCGTCTGCGACGACCTGCCCACGCTTCTCTGGCTGGGCAGTCAGGCGGTGATCGAGTTCCACCCCTGGAACGCGCCCCTGGAGCACCCCGACCGGCCCGACTGGGCCGTGATCGACCTCGACCCGCAGCCACCCCTGGGCCTCGGCGAGGCGCTGGAGCTGGCCCTCGACCTGCGCCCGCTCCTGGAGGCGCTGGGCCTGCCCGCCTTCCCCAAGCTCTCCGGCGGCCGCGGCCTCCACCTCTACCTCCCGCTGGAGCCGCGCTACGACGAGCGGCAGGTGCAGCGCTTCGTCCGCTCGCTGGGCGAGCTGGCGCTCCGCCGCTGGCCCGGCCGGGTGACGCTGGAGCGGGCGGTGGCGCGGCGCGGCCCGCGGGTCTACGTCGACTTCCTGCAGAACGGTCCCGGGCGCACCATGGCGGCCGTCTTCTCGCCCCGCCCCCGTCCCGGCGCGCCCGTCTCCTTCCCCCTCGACTGGCAGGAAGTCGCGCGCCTGGCGGCGGAGATCCCCCCGGAGGGCGCGGGCTACACGCTCGTCACCGTCCCCGCCCTGCTGGAGCGGGGCGGCGGCCGGGCCTGGACGGGCTTCTGGTCCGCGCGCAGCCGGCTTCCCGTCGCGCCGGAGGTCTGA
- a CDS encoding electron transfer flavoprotein subunit beta/FixA family protein: MHAVVCIKQVPDTTEVRIDPVTGTLDRRGVPNIVNPEDLHALEAALEFRDRFGGRVTVLTMGPNFAASALRECLALGADEGILLTDRRFAAADTFATTYALWTAIQKIERERGPVDVVLTGRYALDGDTGQVGPGLARRLKVPLLSYVTAVESVDFQARRIVVRRHVEGATVTLESRLPAVLTCSADLNRVRYAPLPALLAAQEAEVTTWTVDDVGADPEQCGLKGSPTIVSKSFVPEPRAGSCRFFEGEPETAAAALVDFLIEQEKIPGFELAGAKEA; the protein is encoded by the coding sequence ATGCACGCCGTGGTCTGCATCAAGCAGGTGCCCGACACCACCGAGGTCCGCATCGATCCCGTGACGGGGACGCTCGACCGCCGGGGCGTGCCCAACATCGTCAACCCGGAGGACCTCCACGCCCTGGAGGCGGCGCTGGAGTTCCGCGACCGCTTCGGCGGCCGCGTGACGGTGCTGACCATGGGCCCCAACTTCGCCGCCTCGGCGTTGCGCGAGTGCCTGGCGCTGGGGGCCGACGAGGGCATTCTCCTGACCGACCGGCGCTTCGCCGCCGCCGACACCTTCGCCACCACCTACGCGCTCTGGACGGCGATCCAGAAGATCGAGCGCGAGCGCGGCCCCGTGGACGTGGTGCTGACCGGCCGTTACGCCCTGGACGGCGACACCGGCCAGGTGGGGCCGGGCTTGGCCCGGCGCCTGAAGGTGCCGCTCCTCAGCTACGTCACCGCCGTGGAGTCGGTCGACTTCCAGGCGCGGCGCATCGTGGTGCGCCGCCACGTGGAGGGTGCCACCGTCACCCTGGAGTCCCGGCTGCCGGCGGTGCTCACCTGTTCGGCCGACCTGAACCGGGTGCGCTACGCGCCGCTGCCGGCGCTGCTGGCCGCCCAGGAGGCCGAGGTGACCACCTGGACGGTGGACGACGTGGGCGCCGACCCGGAGCAGTGCGGCCTGAAGGGCTCGCCCACCATCGTCTCCAAGAGCTTCGTACCGGAGCCGCGCGCCGGTAGCTGCCGGTTCTTCGAGGGCGAGCCGGAGACGGCGGCCGCCGCCCTGGTGGACTTCCTCATCGAGCAGGAGAAGATCCCGGGCTTCGAGCTCGCCGGCGCGAAGGAGGCCTGA
- a CDS encoding spore maturation protein, whose amino-acid sequence MLNLVWLGLILSGVVVAALRGQVDAVTDVAIRSASAAVETAVALAGVMILWLGLSRIAERAGLIEALGRVMRPLVGPLFPGVPPDHPAMGAMMMNLGANLLGLGSAATPFGLRAMKELQALNPEKSRASDAMITFLVLNTGGFSLVPAMMIGLRAQAGSRHPAEIVGATLVVSLAATLAGLSADAAFRSRERRKSPRRP is encoded by the coding sequence ATGCTCAACCTCGTCTGGCTGGGGCTCATCCTCTCCGGAGTGGTGGTGGCGGCGCTGCGAGGCCAGGTGGACGCGGTCACCGATGTGGCCATCCGCTCCGCCTCGGCGGCCGTGGAGACGGCCGTCGCCCTGGCGGGCGTGATGATCCTCTGGCTCGGCCTCTCCCGCATCGCCGAGCGTGCCGGCCTCATCGAGGCGCTGGGCCGGGTGATGCGGCCGCTCGTCGGGCCGCTCTTCCCCGGCGTCCCGCCGGACCACCCCGCCATGGGCGCCATGATGATGAACCTGGGCGCCAACCTCCTCGGCCTCGGCTCGGCCGCCACCCCCTTCGGGCTCCGCGCCATGAAGGAGCTGCAGGCGCTCAACCCGGAGAAGAGCCGGGCCAGCGACGCCATGATCACCTTCCTGGTGCTGAACACGGGCGGCTTCTCGCTCGTCCCCGCCATGATGATCGGCCTCCGCGCCCAGGCCGGTTCGCGCCACCCGGCGGAGATCGTGGGCGCCACCCTGGTGGTCTCGCTGGCCGCCACCCTGGCCGGCCTGAGCGCCGACGCCGCCTTCCGCTCCAGGGAGCGGAGGAAGTCACCCCGCCGGCCATGA
- a CDS encoding electron transfer flavoprotein subunit alpha/FixB family protein, with protein sequence MPKNVNLDEWRGIWVYAEQRRGEVSPVTWELVGAARRLADAVDTYVAVVLIGDGVGRYAEQAFAFGADKAFVAEHPELAEFRTEVYGRLVVDLVLERKPEIFLLPATTQGRDLASTVATDLACGLTADTTQLEMDVEKRMLLATRPTFGGQQLATITSARWRPQMATVRPKVMPRPEPVPGRTGEVIRLEVGDVGADAPTRVLRVVEESNESRILDEADVIVAAGRGIGSKANLYLVEELAEALGGQVAGSRPVCDAGWLPKARQIGQTGITVRPKLYVAVGISGAIQHVVGMMQSGTIVAINADPKAPIFQVAHVGIVGDLFKVVPALTQAVRQRGRRAVLETVGG encoded by the coding sequence ATGCCCAAGAACGTCAACCTCGACGAGTGGCGGGGGATCTGGGTCTACGCCGAGCAGCGGCGCGGCGAGGTGAGCCCGGTCACCTGGGAGTTGGTAGGCGCGGCCCGCCGCCTGGCCGACGCCGTCGACACCTATGTGGCCGTCGTCCTCATCGGCGACGGCGTGGGCCGCTACGCCGAGCAGGCCTTCGCCTTCGGAGCGGACAAGGCCTTCGTCGCCGAGCACCCGGAGCTGGCCGAGTTCCGCACCGAGGTCTACGGGCGCCTGGTGGTCGACCTGGTCCTGGAGAGGAAGCCGGAGATCTTCCTCCTCCCGGCCACCACCCAGGGGCGCGACCTGGCCAGCACGGTGGCCACCGACCTGGCCTGCGGCCTGACCGCCGACACCACCCAGCTGGAGATGGACGTGGAGAAGCGGATGCTCCTGGCCACGCGCCCCACCTTCGGCGGGCAGCAGCTGGCCACCATCACCAGCGCGCGCTGGCGGCCGCAGATGGCCACCGTCCGCCCCAAGGTGATGCCGCGGCCCGAGCCGGTACCCGGCCGGACCGGCGAGGTGATCCGCCTGGAGGTGGGCGACGTCGGCGCGGACGCGCCCACGCGCGTGCTCCGGGTGGTGGAGGAGAGCAACGAGAGCCGCATCCTCGACGAGGCCGACGTCATCGTGGCCGCGGGCCGGGGCATCGGCTCCAAGGCCAACCTCTACCTGGTGGAGGAGCTGGCCGAGGCGCTGGGCGGCCAGGTGGCCGGCTCGCGCCCGGTCTGCGACGCGGGCTGGCTGCCCAAGGCGCGCCAGATCGGCCAGACGGGCATCACCGTGCGGCCCAAGCTCTATGTGGCGGTGGGCATCTCCGGCGCCATCCAGCATGTGGTGGGCATGATGCAGTCCGGCACCATCGTCGCCATCAACGCCGATCCCAAGGCGCCCATCTTCCAGGTGGCGCACGTGGGCATCGTGGGCGACCTCTTCAAGGTGGTCCCCGCCCTCACGCAGGCCGTGCGCCAGCGCGGGCGCCGGGCGGTACTCGAGACGGTGGGAGGGTAA